In one window of Panthera uncia isolate 11264 chromosome F2, Puncia_PCG_1.0, whole genome shotgun sequence DNA:
- the SLC10A5 gene encoding LOW QUALITY PROTEIN: sodium/bile acid cotransporter 5 (The sequence of the model RefSeq protein was modified relative to this genomic sequence to represent the inferred CDS: inserted 9 bases in 7 codons; deleted 5 bases in 3 codons; substituted 4 bases at 4 genomic stop codons), producing MAKPSIMRPGSIALTQTCYFPAFVLLLWFMTLGEARKSFLSVLNRAKTEKLFFTKNEEMAIRRSSXEXEWPDSSHLFLQLDDLKLLQVVTVTKTLXTGEDGDTNLTIQLWDSEGRQERLIQEVMLKSKCLNKAKMVFKALMCIDXNTLVLMLPTXDFGCNIELQMFQTVXNTPLPVILGKLGQLHNFFLRPFYGFLWTQNLVLXEAQIGFGFVMTYTCPGGXGVYFFVLLLDGDLLFVILVTSTLLALIMILANSYIYSRLLGLSRTFHVAVSKIVSILLFIIPTSVGIVHKCSIPKKANFLEGIIRPXSFILMFVGIYLTFRMFLEXNLEELSWDVLVPALGLLFGYNFVKIFVLPVLVCKIVAIESGIXSFLALPLFNSFSQSKADLASVAPFIVAMYSGCEMLLIFLLYKAKKRCILIIEDKRKKKSPGQTALLNSHSE from the exons ATGGCTAAGCCTAGCATCATGAGGCCAGGAAGTATAGCCTTAACT CAAACTTGTTATTTCCCTGCCTTCGTCCTGCTTTTGTGGTTTATGACtctgggagaggcaaggaagtCATTTCTCAGTGTTCTGAATAGAGCAAAGactgaaaaactatttttcacaaagaatgaagaaatggcCATCAGAAGATCTAGTTAGG CTGAGTGGCCAGACTCCAGCCATCTCTTTTTGCAATTAGATGATCTTAAACTGCTGCAAGTGGTGACTGTGACAAAAACCT TGACAGGTGAAGATGGAGACACAAATTTGACCATTCAACTATGGGATTCTGAAGGTAGGCAAGAAAGACTCATTCAAGAGGTAATGTTAAAGTCAAAGTGCCTAAACAAAGCAAAGATGGTCTTCAAGGCATTAATGTGTATTGACTGAAATACCCTAGTGCTTATGCTACCAAC TGATTTTGGTTGCAATATTGAATTGCAGATGTTTCAAACAGTATGAAACACTCCTTTGCCAGTAATTCTTGGCAAATTGGGGCAattacacaatttttttcttaggcCATTTTATGGATTTCTTTGGACACAGAATTTGGTGTTATAAGAGGCACAA ATAGGCTTTGGATTTGTAATGACCTACACATGCCCAGGAG GTGGGgtctatttctttgttctgcttcTAGATGGAGATctcctttttgtcattttggtaACTTCAACATTATTGGCCCTGATAATGATACTTGccaattct tatatatatagtaggcTGTTAGGGTTA TCACGTACATTTCATGTTGCTGTTTCTAAAATTGTATCCATACTGCTTTTCATCATTCCAACATCAGTTGGAATAGTCCACAAGTGTAGCATACCTAAAAAAGCAAACTTCCTGGAGGGAATAATTAGAcc gagttttattttaatgtttgtaggGATTTATTTGACTTTCAGAATGTTTCTAG ATAACCTAGAGGAGCTTTCATGGGATGTCTTAGTTCCTGCTTTGGGTTTGTTATTTGGGTAcaactttgttaaaatttttgtgCTGCCTGTTCTTGTTTGTAAAATTGTTGCTATTGAAAGTGGGA CCAGTTTCTTAGCTCTGCCATTATTCAATTCTTTTTCACAGTCCAAGGCCGACTTAGCTTCTGTGGCTCCTTTTATAGTGGCCATGTATTCTGGATGTGAAATGTTACTGATCTTTCTGCTTTACAAGGCTAAGAAAAGATGTATTCTTATCatagaagataaaaggaaaaagaaatccccTGGCCAAACTGCATTACTGAATTCCCACTCTGAATGA